A region of Desulfolithobacter dissulfuricans DNA encodes the following proteins:
- a CDS encoding PilZ domain-containing protein, which translates to MQPDQERRRHPRFLVKEGTLAINDQIVGPVINISLGGMAFEYYDNDMRDAQEMDMGIFFSETGFLLTNLTSEAVYEETVDSSVSFLPLTRKRTSIKFVDLTPTQRQKLLRFIENHTCGLA; encoded by the coding sequence ATGCAACCGGACCAGGAACGCCGTCGTCACCCTCGGTTTCTTGTGAAGGAGGGAACCCTTGCCATCAATGACCAAATTGTCGGTCCGGTCATCAACATCAGTCTGGGCGGCATGGCATTCGAGTACTACGACAACGACATGCGGGATGCCCAGGAGATGGACATGGGCATCTTTTTCAGCGAAACCGGTTTTCTGCTTACCAACCTGACCAGTGAAGCGGTCTACGAGGAAACGGTTGATTCCAGTGTCAGCTTTCTTCCTCTTACCCGCAAACGCACCTCGATCAAATTTGTCGATCTCACCCCGACCCAGCGCCAGAAGCTGCTGCGTTTCATAGAAAACCACACCTGTGGACTGGCCTGA
- the aat gene encoding leucyl/phenylalanyl-tRNA--protein transferase — translation MPVFQLPREPLFPSPDLAEPGGLLAVGGDLSPARLLAAYREGIFPWYSEGEPILWWSPAPRLVLFPEKFHLPRRLARTIRRKTFRVTADTAFRDVISSCGTLREKSGEGTWITRDMLEAYCRLHELGYAHSIECWQDDTLTGGLYGVCLDRVFFGESMFTRVRDSSKVALAALIEHAIATGIAMIDCQMTTDHLLRFGAREVSRERFQELLDRYIDGLQPQKKWRLHSTD, via the coding sequence ATGCCTGTATTTCAGCTGCCACGGGAACCTCTCTTTCCGTCCCCCGATCTTGCCGAACCCGGCGGCCTTCTGGCCGTAGGTGGCGATCTCTCTCCAGCCCGTCTTCTGGCCGCCTATCGCGAAGGTATTTTTCCCTGGTATTCAGAAGGGGAACCGATCCTCTGGTGGTCACCGGCGCCTCGCCTGGTGCTCTTTCCGGAAAAGTTCCACCTGCCCCGCCGCCTGGCCCGTACCATACGCAGGAAAACCTTTCGGGTAACCGCGGACACCGCTTTCCGGGATGTGATCAGTTCCTGCGGCACCCTGAGGGAGAAATCCGGTGAGGGAACCTGGATAACCAGGGACATGCTTGAGGCCTACTGCCGCCTCCATGAACTGGGATACGCCCACTCCATCGAATGCTGGCAGGACGATACCCTGACCGGCGGGCTGTACGGGGTCTGCCTGGACCGGGTTTTCTTTGGGGAATCCATGTTCACCAGGGTCCGCGACAGTTCCAAAGTTGCGCTGGCAGCCCTGATCGAGCATGCAATCGCCACCGGGATTGCCATGATTGACTGCCAGATGACCACCGATCACCTGCTCCGCTTCGGGGCCCGGGAAGTATCAAGGGAAAGATTTCAGGAGTTGCTTGACAGGTATATTGACGGGTTGCAGCCACAAAAAAAATGGCGCCTGCACTCGACCGACTAG
- a CDS encoding RelA/SpoT family protein has protein sequence MQYRKFDIEKYRQEMASFIGTGPETSVFWEALDFACQAHENQWRRSGDPYIMHPCHVAKILAEELDIRSAEILAAALLHDTMEDVEYVTAELLRRKFGANVEAIVEGCTKVTHYTGDKQTFKKLVHRKIFSGAAAKPEVMVVKLADRLHNLRTLSSMPRHKRQKIADETLDIYAPLATILGLFAIKRELYNLALAYKFPRQGNKLQLHINKLRSDPKALTIRDQVQKALDSEGINATVTLRTKGLWGYYDIRHRILIKEIENPQEFLIVAASRGECYQALGTLNSIYPPIPRTIRDFIANPKPSGYQGLHARANIEGRKFLFKIRTEEMARRAQRGLVRDWTTGGKERSRFVREIKEMFDILGSEDSVSYRDMIAASGRKEIYTYTPQGDLICLPVNSIVLDFAFRVHTAIGHSCLAALIGNRRVEPDTVLKDGDVVKIIRQETPVSFDPDIQKLCQTPRARSELAKAFRQRRQAVSREIGRSVLEQEMRRYGLPLEVIEKKGMADILAYFGIDSMEDLYLQVGEGRVRLRELIYEMRHGLYAGRETLQLPTGVFNRIELSTVDPVVVKSSACCKPSPLDKGVIGLLSERGLSLHRKDCHRLQKLKFQREDAVEVRWKMRETRVTKPQKLIILAATRHRLFMLLSVAPEEMKIDDIVALGGTPGGEQAWEVNFRVGNLQSLKKIIKHFRRSTLPYEFDLEQ, from the coding sequence ATGCAGTATCGGAAATTTGATATAGAGAAATATCGTCAGGAGATGGCGTCTTTTATCGGCACCGGTCCTGAGACCAGCGTGTTCTGGGAGGCGCTGGATTTTGCCTGTCAGGCCCATGAAAATCAATGGCGCCGCTCCGGTGATCCCTATATCATGCATCCCTGCCATGTGGCCAAGATCCTGGCCGAGGAGCTCGATATCCGCAGCGCGGAGATCCTGGCCGCCGCTCTGCTCCACGATACCATGGAGGATGTGGAGTATGTGACCGCTGAGTTGCTGCGCAGGAAATTCGGGGCCAATGTGGAGGCCATCGTTGAGGGGTGTACCAAGGTCACCCATTATACCGGCGACAAGCAGACCTTCAAAAAGCTGGTTCACCGCAAGATATTTTCCGGGGCCGCAGCCAAACCGGAGGTTATGGTGGTCAAGCTGGCCGACCGGCTGCATAACCTGCGGACCCTGTCATCCATGCCCCGGCACAAGCGCCAGAAGATAGCCGACGAGACCCTGGATATCTACGCACCGCTGGCCACCATCCTCGGGCTCTTTGCCATCAAGCGCGAGCTCTATAATCTGGCCCTGGCCTACAAGTTTCCCCGGCAGGGCAACAAGCTCCAGCTTCATATCAATAAGCTGCGCAGCGATCCCAAGGCCCTGACCATTCGGGATCAGGTCCAGAAGGCCCTGGACAGCGAGGGGATCAATGCCACCGTGACCCTGCGAACCAAGGGGCTGTGGGGCTATTATGATATACGCCACCGGATCCTGATAAAAGAGATCGAAAACCCCCAGGAGTTTCTCATCGTTGCCGCCAGCCGGGGCGAATGCTACCAGGCTCTGGGAACACTCAACAGCATCTATCCGCCCATTCCCCGCACCATCCGAGACTTCATCGCTAACCCCAAACCTTCCGGCTACCAGGGACTCCATGCCCGGGCAAACATTGAAGGCCGGAAATTTCTTTTCAAGATCCGGACCGAGGAGATGGCCCGCCGGGCCCAGCGGGGCCTGGTTCGAGACTGGACCACGGGCGGCAAGGAGCGCAGCCGTTTTGTGCGGGAGATCAAGGAGATGTTTGATATCCTCGGCAGCGAGGACTCCGTGTCCTACCGGGACATGATCGCGGCCAGCGGCCGCAAGGAGATCTATACCTACACCCCCCAGGGTGACCTCATCTGTCTGCCGGTGAATTCCATTGTGCTTGATTTTGCCTTTCGGGTCCATACCGCCATTGGCCACTCCTGTCTCGCCGCCCTTATCGGTAACCGGAGGGTTGAGCCGGACACGGTCTTAAAAGACGGGGATGTGGTGAAGATCATTCGCCAGGAGACTCCGGTCAGCTTTGACCCGGATATCCAGAAACTCTGCCAGACCCCTCGGGCCCGTTCTGAACTGGCCAAGGCCTTCCGTCAGCGTCGCCAGGCGGTTTCCCGCGAGATCGGTCGCTCGGTGCTCGAGCAGGAGATGCGCCGCTACGGCCTGCCTCTGGAGGTGATCGAAAAAAAAGGCATGGCTGATATCCTGGCCTATTTCGGGATCGACTCCATGGAGGACCTCTATCTCCAGGTGGGCGAGGGGAGAGTCCGGCTGCGGGAACTTATCTACGAGATGCGCCACGGGTTGTATGCCGGCCGCGAGACCCTGCAGCTGCCCACGGGCGTGTTTAACAGGATCGAGCTGTCCACCGTGGATCCGGTGGTTGTCAAGTCCTCCGCCTGCTGCAAGCCGTCACCGTTGGACAAGGGGGTTATCGGCCTGTTGAGCGAACGGGGACTCTCTCTCCACCGCAAGGACTGTCACCGGTTACAGAAGTTGAAGTTCCAGCGCGAAGATGCGGTGGAGGTGCGCTGGAAAATGCGGGAAACCAGGGTGACCAAACCGCAGAAGCTCATTATCCTGGCCGCCACCAGGCATCGGCTGTTCATGCTCCTTTCCGTGGCCCCGGAGGAGATGAAGATCGACGATATTGTCGCCCTGGGCGGCACCCCCGGCGGCGAGCAGGCCTGGGAGGTAAATTTCCGGGTGGGCAATCTTCAATCTCTGAAGAAAATCATCAAGCATTTTCGCCGTTCAACTCTTCCCTATGAGTTCGATCTCGAACAATAA
- the rnr gene encoding ribonuclease R — protein MPRKRSSRRKTAHTSSKIKHSGKTASGQIQLADQILAFLSSLKKGASLAHILSALELPRMQRQAVRDLLDSLVRSGKLEQQGKKFLLASDAGLLTATLDVTARGFGFATVEDTIPRENDIFIAQSHMNGASHGDTVLVRIIGKSRGRLEGRVVKVVKRGLTRLCGVYTAAGKMGHVTPDNEKLPFTVTVRRSNTHGARDGEAVLLQIIDYGTGSHPPEGKVLEVLGDPLSVPVQIRMAIEQFELDRMFPREVLEATAALEPLTTCDEGRADLRHIQHVTIDGETAKDFDDAIAVEETTSGYRLYVSIADVSHYVTPGSTIDKEAYKRGTSVYLPNLVLPMLPERLSNDLCSLVPDQDRPAFTAILDFDREGNRIGEKYTKSMIRSHQRFTYNTVNAILYLRDNQVRNRYRHLLPMLDNARRLATLLFDRRMRRGSLGFNIPEPFVLLDGDRIVSITRAERNQAHQLIEEYMLAANEAVAQTMAEAGEPVLYRVHEYPDPAKVEQFTEAAQSLGLELPKTSNEPAWFARILDEAHKSPAEYVINNLLLRTMQQARYSPENLGHFGLAAEYYLHFTSPIRRYPDLVAHRALQHLLTRKKGERQKPLVPKGTTLADAALYLSKRERIAVNIERNVQSRLNVLFLKDRVGETFDAIISGVTPFGLFVELLEYFISGAVPVREMQDDYYIHDSRANRLIGERTGITYQLGDLLRVRLDHVDILAKRLTFSISAEMADTAEGQAD, from the coding sequence ATGCCAAGAAAAAGATCATCACGTCGTAAAACCGCCCATACTTCCTCCAAAATCAAACATTCCGGCAAAACAGCCTCCGGACAGATCCAGCTTGCGGATCAGATTCTGGCCTTTCTCAGTTCCTTGAAAAAGGGAGCCTCACTGGCCCATATCCTGTCGGCCCTGGAACTGCCCCGCATGCAGCGACAGGCGGTTCGCGACCTGCTCGACAGCCTGGTCCGCTCCGGCAAGCTGGAACAGCAGGGCAAAAAGTTCCTGCTGGCCAGCGATGCCGGACTCCTCACCGCCACCCTGGACGTCACTGCCCGGGGGTTTGGCTTTGCCACCGTGGAAGATACAATACCGCGGGAAAATGACATCTTCATTGCCCAGTCCCACATGAACGGTGCCAGCCACGGAGACACGGTGCTGGTCCGGATCATCGGCAAATCCCGGGGCCGCCTTGAGGGTCGGGTGGTCAAGGTGGTCAAACGTGGCCTGACCAGGCTCTGCGGGGTCTACACCGCGGCCGGCAAGATGGGCCACGTGACGCCGGACAATGAAAAACTGCCTTTCACGGTCACCGTCCGCCGCTCCAATACCCACGGCGCCCGCGACGGCGAGGCAGTGCTCCTGCAGATCATCGATTACGGCACCGGCAGCCATCCTCCCGAGGGCAAGGTCCTCGAGGTGCTGGGCGACCCGCTTTCTGTACCGGTGCAGATCCGGATGGCCATCGAACAGTTCGAGCTGGACCGCATGTTTCCCCGGGAAGTACTGGAAGCTACAGCAGCGCTTGAACCCCTGACTACCTGTGACGAAGGCCGGGCCGACCTGCGTCATATTCAGCATGTCACCATTGATGGCGAGACAGCCAAGGACTTCGACGATGCCATTGCTGTAGAGGAGACAACCAGTGGATACCGGCTCTATGTTTCCATTGCCGATGTCAGCCATTATGTCACCCCCGGTTCGACGATCGATAAAGAGGCCTATAAACGGGGCACCAGTGTCTATCTGCCAAACCTTGTCCTGCCCATGCTCCCGGAACGGCTCTCCAACGATCTCTGCAGCCTGGTTCCTGATCAGGACCGGCCCGCCTTCACCGCAATTCTCGACTTTGACCGGGAGGGAAACCGGATAGGAGAAAAATATACAAAATCCATGATCCGCTCCCACCAGCGGTTCACCTATAACACGGTAAACGCCATCCTGTACCTGCGGGACAACCAGGTGCGCAACCGGTACCGGCACCTGCTGCCCATGCTGGACAATGCCAGACGGCTGGCCACCCTGCTCTTTGATCGCCGCATGCGCAGGGGCAGTCTCGGCTTCAACATCCCGGAACCTTTCGTCCTGCTCGACGGCGACAGGATAGTCTCCATCACCCGGGCCGAACGGAACCAGGCCCACCAATTGATCGAGGAGTACATGCTGGCCGCCAACGAGGCCGTGGCTCAGACCATGGCCGAAGCCGGGGAGCCGGTCCTCTACCGGGTGCACGAATACCCGGACCCGGCCAAGGTGGAGCAGTTCACCGAGGCGGCCCAGTCCCTGGGTCTGGAACTGCCGAAGACCTCCAACGAACCGGCCTGGTTCGCCCGGATCCTGGACGAGGCCCACAAATCACCGGCCGAGTATGTCATCAACAATCTCCTCCTGCGCACCATGCAGCAGGCCCGTTATTCACCGGAAAATCTCGGCCATTTCGGACTGGCAGCGGAGTATTATCTCCACTTCACCTCGCCCATCCGCCGCTATCCCGACCTGGTCGCCCACCGGGCCCTGCAGCATCTCCTGACCAGGAAAAAGGGGGAAAGGCAAAAACCGCTTGTTCCCAAGGGCACCACCCTGGCCGATGCGGCCCTGTATCTCTCGAAACGGGAGCGGATCGCGGTAAATATCGAGCGCAACGTCCAGTCCCGGCTCAATGTCCTCTTTCTTAAAGACCGGGTTGGCGAGACCTTTGATGCCATCATTTCCGGGGTCACCCCCTTTGGCCTGTTCGTGGAACTGCTGGAATATTTCATCAGCGGCGCGGTCCCGGTTCGTGAAATGCAAGACGATTATTACATCCATGACAGCCGGGCCAACCGGCTGATCGGCGAACGCACCGGTATCACCTACCAGCTGGGTGACCTGCTCCGGGTTCGGCTCGATCATGTGGACATACTGGCCAAACGTCTCACCTTTTCCATCTCTGCCGAAATGGCCGACACCGCCGAGGGACAGGCGGACTGA
- a CDS encoding metal ABC transporter ATP-binding protein codes for MTKKNARPGKSVIVIRDLSFSYGERLILENVNLVIHEREMIGIIGPNGGGKTTLLKLILGLLKPDRGSVLVFGQPPEKVAHRIGYVPQHMQFDDRFPVSVLDVVLMGLAGRGGLGPLPGKMKEKALQTLDRVELSAYAHHPFAGLSGGQRQRVLIARALAGEPEMLLFDEPTANVDSRAGEKLYAILHQLNQEMTILVVSHDIGFVNQQITSVVCVNQQVQIHPTSELAGHNIIDLYGRDIALIRHDHRCSPEGHSCSSS; via the coding sequence ATGACCAAGAAGAACGCCCGGCCGGGAAAGTCGGTTATCGTCATCCGGGATCTCAGCTTTTCCTACGGGGAACGGCTGATTCTCGAGAACGTGAACCTGGTCATCCATGAGCGGGAGATGATCGGTATCATCGGCCCCAACGGCGGCGGCAAGACCACCCTGCTCAAACTGATTCTCGGCCTGCTCAAACCGGACCGGGGCTCCGTCCTGGTCTTTGGCCAGCCACCGGAAAAAGTGGCCCACCGGATCGGCTATGTGCCGCAGCACATGCAGTTTGATGACCGTTTCCCCGTCTCGGTTCTTGACGTGGTACTCATGGGGCTGGCCGGCCGCGGCGGCCTGGGGCCCCTGCCCGGAAAGATGAAGGAAAAAGCCCTGCAGACCCTGGATCGGGTCGAACTGAGTGCATATGCGCACCATCCCTTTGCCGGCCTTTCCGGCGGCCAGCGCCAGCGGGTCCTCATCGCCAGGGCCCTGGCCGGGGAACCCGAGATGCTCCTTTTTGACGAACCCACGGCCAACGTGGACTCCAGGGCCGGGGAAAAACTCTACGCCATCCTGCACCAGCTCAACCAGGAGATGACCATCCTGGTGGTGTCCCATGACATCGGTTTTGTCAACCAGCAGATAACCTCAGTGGTCTGTGTCAACCAGCAGGTTCAGATCCATCCGACCAGCGAACTGGCCGGCCACAACATCATTGATCTCTACGGGCGGGACATTGCTCTGATCCGCCACGACCACCGCTGCTCGCCGGAGGGACACTCATGCTCCAGTTCCTGA
- a CDS encoding metal ABC transporter permease → MLQFLRDFQQFTFLQHALLAGMLASVACGVVGSYVTVRRMTYVTGAIAHCTLGGMGIARYLQKTRDIDWCSPLLGAILAALAAALAISFMQHRTKARQDSVLSGIWAVGMAVGILFIARTPGYNEDLMSYLFGDILMVSSTDLLLITLLDLLVLGTIYLCYPRLLAISFDEEFARLTGIRVELYNTLFLCLVALTVVLLVQVVGIVLVVALLALPAAAASRLTFRLPAMMLVSVFFSMLATSGGLALSYGPDLPTGATIILICAAIFATSGLLQRLGLWSGNRSGSLP, encoded by the coding sequence ATGCTCCAGTTCCTGAGAGACTTTCAGCAGTTCACCTTCCTCCAGCACGCCCTGCTGGCCGGCATGCTGGCCTCGGTGGCCTGCGGCGTCGTCGGCTCCTATGTCACGGTCCGGCGCATGACCTATGTCACCGGCGCCATTGCCCACTGCACGCTGGGAGGCATGGGTATTGCCCGCTACCTGCAGAAAACCCGCGATATTGACTGGTGCAGCCCGCTGCTCGGCGCCATTCTGGCGGCCCTTGCGGCGGCACTTGCCATCTCCTTCATGCAGCATCGGACAAAAGCACGGCAGGACAGCGTTCTGAGCGGTATCTGGGCCGTGGGCATGGCGGTTGGCATCCTCTTTATCGCCCGGACTCCAGGATACAACGAGGACCTGATGAGTTATCTCTTCGGAGACATTCTTATGGTTTCCAGCACCGACCTGCTGCTGATCACTCTGCTCGACCTGCTGGTCCTGGGAACCATCTATCTCTGCTATCCGCGCCTGCTGGCCATCAGCTTTGATGAGGAGTTCGCCCGCCTCACCGGTATCCGGGTCGAACTGTACAACACCCTGTTTCTCTGCCTGGTTGCCCTGACCGTTGTGCTCCTGGTTCAGGTGGTGGGCATCGTCCTGGTGGTAGCCCTCCTCGCCCTGCCGGCGGCAGCCGCCTCAAGGCTCACCTTCCGGTTACCGGCCATGATGCTTGTCAGCGTGTTTTTTTCCATGCTGGCCACCAGCGGGGGGCTGGCCCTGAGTTATGGACCGGACCTGCCCACCGGGGCCACCATCATTCTTATCTGCGCGGCCATCTTTGCAACCAGCGGCCTCCTGCAGCGTCTTGGCCTCTGGTCCGGCAACCGCTCCGGATCTTTGCCTTGA
- a CDS encoding RNA methyltransferase, with amino-acid sequence MEPDAQQPGMLPGSALILVGPRYPENIGASARIACNFGIEQLIVVSREEPDQERMLKMATHKAAHLIHSLQRVETTAAAAEPFQFIVGTTARQGRHRVLEKTPREVMDELAPLARGGNRIALMFGPENTGLTNEDLDLCQFQSTIPTVNFSSLNLAQAVAIHCYELSMALTGAKSHPPADAEYANSFELEGMYEHIEEALTRITFIHDTNRTYWMRNIRQFLSRVKLKKKEASMIRGICRKLLWHEKESVEG; translated from the coding sequence ATGGAACCTGATGCACAGCAACCCGGCATGCTGCCCGGCTCGGCCCTGATTCTGGTCGGGCCGCGCTACCCGGAAAACATTGGCGCTTCGGCACGGATTGCGTGCAATTTCGGTATCGAGCAGCTCATCGTTGTCAGCAGGGAAGAACCTGACCAGGAACGGATGCTCAAGATGGCCACCCACAAGGCCGCCCATCTCATCCATTCCCTGCAACGCGTTGAGACCACTGCGGCCGCGGCCGAGCCATTCCAGTTCATAGTCGGGACCACTGCCCGCCAGGGCCGACACCGGGTCCTGGAAAAGACGCCCCGGGAGGTCATGGATGAACTGGCGCCCCTGGCCAGGGGCGGTAACCGCATAGCGCTCATGTTCGGGCCCGAGAACACCGGGCTCACCAACGAGGACCTGGATCTCTGCCAGTTCCAGTCCACCATTCCCACGGTCAACTTTTCCTCACTCAACCTGGCCCAGGCCGTGGCCATTCACTGCTACGAACTCTCCATGGCCCTGACCGGAGCCAAAAGCCATCCGCCCGCGGATGCCGAGTATGCCAACTCCTTTGAACTCGAGGGCATGTATGAGCATATCGAGGAGGCCCTGACCAGGATCACCTTCATCCACGACACCAACCGGACTTACTGGATGCGCAATATCCGCCAGTTCCTGAGCCGGGTCAAGCTGAAGAAAAAGGAAGCCAGCATGATCCGCGGCATCTGCCGCAAACTGCTCTGGCATGAAAAGGAATCAGTGGAAGGATAG
- a CDS encoding endonuclease III domain-containing protein: MTTARLLEQIYTRLLDHFGPQNWWPGDTPFEVMVGAVLTQNTNWQNVEKAITNLKDAGLMSFEAMAALDRESLAGYIRPSGYYNIKAGRLQNLFAHIRDNWGGDLAYFLSLPRERLREELLAVKGIGPETADSIILYAAGQPVFVIDAYTHRILFRHELVDESFGYYELQELFMDNLEEDVALFNEYHALLVRVGKEFCKKSRPNCAACPLEGL, encoded by the coding sequence ATGACTACAGCCCGGCTTCTTGAGCAAATATATACCCGTCTCCTGGATCATTTCGGCCCGCAGAACTGGTGGCCTGGTGATACTCCGTTCGAGGTCATGGTGGGGGCAGTGCTGACCCAGAATACCAACTGGCAGAATGTGGAAAAGGCCATCACCAATCTCAAGGATGCCGGTCTGATGAGCTTTGAGGCCATGGCAGCCCTGGACAGGGAAAGCCTGGCCGGGTATATCCGTCCGTCCGGTTATTATAATATCAAGGCCGGTCGGCTGCAGAATCTGTTTGCCCATATCAGGGACAACTGGGGCGGGGACCTGGCGTATTTTCTCTCCCTGCCCAGGGAACGCCTGCGCGAAGAACTGCTCGCGGTCAAGGGCATCGGTCCGGAAACCGCGGATTCCATTATCCTTTATGCTGCCGGTCAGCCGGTGTTCGTTATCGACGCCTATACCCACCGTATCCTTTTCCGGCATGAGCTGGTCGATGAGAGTTTCGGCTATTACGAGCTCCAGGAACTGTTCATGGACAATCTGGAGGAAGACGTGGCGCTGTTCAACGAATATCACGCCCTGCTGGTGCGGGTGGGGAAAGAATTCTGCAAAAAGTCCAGGCCGAACTGTGCCGCCTGCCCCCTGGAGGGACTGTAG
- a CDS encoding 6-phosphofructokinase, with amino-acid sequence MRKIVISTGGGDAPGLNAVIYAVVKSASMRGWEVYGSRSGYRGLLDYDDLVRLTPKEVEGITPIGGTILGSTNKENPFAMPITNLAGEVKVVDVSNRVLENFKRMGFYCHIAVGGDGSLEIAHRFAQKGMPVIGVPKTIDNDLKATDRTFGFDTAVATATEALDKLHSTAKSHDRVMVVEVMGRESGWIALYSGISGGADVILIPEVPFDIDKVCEKITDNELHDKHYSIVVVAEGAKAKDGTVVVKEKGELGRQEVVLGGIGERVARQIREKLGKDTRSLVLGHLQRGGSPTTFDRLLALRFGAAAVRMAEAGTFDHMVAWTPPCMSAVPLAEAVSSRKMVDLESDKVMTAREIGICLGD; translated from the coding sequence ATGCGTAAGATAGTTATTTCCACAGGTGGAGGCGATGCGCCGGGCCTCAACGCTGTCATCTATGCGGTGGTCAAGTCGGCTTCCATGCGGGGCTGGGAGGTCTATGGCAGCCGCAGCGGCTACCGGGGCCTGCTTGACTACGATGACCTGGTCCGCCTGACTCCCAAGGAAGTGGAGGGCATTACTCCCATCGGCGGTACCATTCTCGGCTCCACCAACAAGGAAAATCCCTTTGCCATGCCGATTACCAACCTGGCCGGCGAGGTCAAGGTGGTGGATGTCTCCAACCGGGTGCTGGAAAACTTCAAACGGATGGGATTCTACTGCCACATTGCCGTGGGAGGGGATGGCAGTCTGGAGATAGCCCACCGGTTTGCCCAGAAGGGTATGCCGGTCATCGGGGTACCAAAGACCATCGACAACGATCTCAAGGCCACCGACCGGACCTTTGGTTTTGATACCGCGGTGGCCACCGCCACCGAGGCCCTGGACAAGCTCCACTCCACCGCCAAGTCCCACGACCGGGTCATGGTGGTGGAGGTTATGGGGCGGGAATCGGGCTGGATCGCGCTCTACTCAGGAATCTCCGGCGGGGCCGATGTTATCCTCATCCCCGAGGTTCCCTTTGATATCGATAAGGTCTGCGAAAAGATAACCGATAACGAACTCCACGATAAGCACTACTCCATTGTCGTGGTGGCCGAGGGGGCCAAGGCCAAGGACGGCACGGTTGTCGTCAAGGAAAAGGGGGAACTGGGACGCCAGGAGGTAGTGTTGGGCGGGATCGGCGAACGGGTGGCCCGGCAGATCCGGGAAAAACTGGGTAAGGATACCCGTTCCCTGGTTCTGGGGCATCTGCAGCGTGGCGGCTCGCCGACCACCTTTGACCGGCTGCTGGCCCTTCGTTTTGGTGCGGCAGCTGTTCGGATGGCTGAAGCTGGCACCTTTGATCACATGGTGGCCTGGACGCCCCCCTGCATGTCGGCAGTGCCCCTGGCCGAGGCGGTCAGCTCCCGCAAGATGGTTGATCTGGAGAGCGACAAGGTCATGACCGCTCGGGAAATCGGTATCTGTCTGGGAGACTGA
- a CDS encoding IscA/HesB family protein — MLEVTSSAIQNLKNYLSQNNIDSAVRVALMQGGUAGPSLGLALDEPKENDQKFEEDGLTFLVEQGLLSSCGNIKIDFIDAGYRSGFSITSTNPVGGGGGCSSGSCGSGSCG; from the coding sequence ATGCTCGAAGTGACAAGTTCTGCAATCCAGAACTTAAAAAATTATCTCTCACAAAATAACATTGACTCGGCGGTCCGGGTCGCCCTGATGCAGGGTGGCTGAGCTGGTCCCTCTCTGGGTCTGGCTCTGGATGAGCCTAAAGAAAACGATCAGAAGTTTGAAGAAGACGGCCTGACCTTCCTGGTGGAGCAGGGACTTCTCTCTTCGTGCGGCAATATCAAGATCGACTTCATCGATGCCGGTTACCGTTCCGGATTCTCCATCACCTCGACCAACCCGGTTGGCGGTGGAGGAGGATGCAGCTCGGGTTCCTGCGGTTCAGGATCCTGCGGCTGA